Proteins encoded by one window of Candidatus Nitrosocosmicus hydrocola:
- a CDS encoding right-handed parallel beta-helix repeat-containing protein, producing MTNKSTIIISGFLFVLLVTCNSTNIFLSNTVFAQYYEERYQGSIFDFVCDENDNSLIASPNTDELENSDDSSGSSDSSEQSDSSSPTPSNKPGKVISPTTSAQPTVSGVENSDDSSETDSSISVICDDFGELSESNTIPSSNSDVPVEQSVPSVSCGQVIHESVELSSNLECNSDGILVTGDDITVDLNGFTLTGPSQNSSKIGIMATDTNNVTIHGPGSISDFQAGVLITAGENSNISSVDLQDNHVGAFVSGSSNSTITDNRLTNNSIGIASYSSSNSEIVTNLFESNTLAGTTLVESSENNIHLNTVQDSVNGIFTDGQSHGNNITYNNLEHETQIGINNNNGLPTNINDNAYYHNSCNVSLPNGLCYGNEQPSQNSNPSTVEAAEQPESTEPTTSDEVSSNTPEVESDEATSTSPAAPEEIINGLGSGTNVAVQSQSNEGSISAGQDSGDSGSDSSSDSSDSGSDSSSDSSDSGSDSSSDSSDSGSDSSSDSSDSGSDSSSDSTGSGSTTTGSGETGSQTSGTTGGTTGSQTGSTGSGSTTTGSGETAAIGT from the coding sequence TTGACAAATAAGAGTACAATCATAATATCAGGTTTTTTATTTGTATTACTAGTTACATGTAATTCTACTAATATATTTCTCAGTAACACTGTCTTTGCACAGTATTATGAGGAAAGGTATCAAGGATCAATTTTTGATTTTGTATGTGACGAAAATGATAATTCTTTAATTGCAAGTCCGAATACTGATGAACTCGAAAATTCTGACGACAGTAGTGGATCAAGCGACAGTAGTGAGCAAAGCGATAGTTCAAGCCCCACTCCCAGTAATAAACCGGGAAAAGTAATTTCCCCTACGACATCTGCACAACCCACTGTAAGCGGAGTTGAAAATTCTGACGACAGTAGTGAAACAGATAGCTCGATTAGTGTCATATGCGATGACTTTGGAGAATTAAGTGAGTCTAATACTATCCCTTCTAGTAACAGTGATGTACCCGTTGAACAATCAGTCCCGAGTGTATCATGTGGTCAAGTAATCCATGAGAGTGTGGAACTTTCATCCAATCTTGAATGCAACTCCGATGGTATTCTAGTAACTGGAGACGATATAACGGTTGACTTGAATGGTTTTACTTTAACAGGGCCTAGTCAAAATAGTTCCAAAATAGGAATAATGGCAACAGATACAAACAATGTAACTATTCATGGTCCTGGCAGTATTTCTGATTTTCAAGCAGGGGTATTAATTACCGCCGGAGAGAACTCAAATATATCCTCTGTTGACCTACAGGACAATCATGTTGGTGCATTTGTATCAGGTTCTAGCAATTCTACAATAACAGACAATAGGTTAACTAACAATAGTATCGGAATAGCGAGTTATTCTTCATCTAATTCTGAAATTGTTACAAACCTCTTTGAGTCAAATACATTGGCTGGAACCACTTTGGTTGAATCATCTGAAAATAATATTCATCTTAATACAGTGCAAGATTCAGTAAATGGAATCTTTACTGATGGTCAAAGTCATGGTAACAACATTACATACAATAATTTAGAACACGAAACTCAAATAGGTATTAACAATAACAATGGATTGCCGACTAACATAAACGATAATGCATATTATCATAACAGCTGCAATGTTTCACTACCAAATGGCCTTTGTTATGGGAATGAACAACCAAGTCAGAATTCAAACCCCTCCACAGTCGAAGCCGCTGAACAGCCTGAAAGCACTGAACCTACTACAAGTGATGAGGTTTCTAGTAATACTCCAGAGGTAGAATCCGATGAAGCTACTTCAACATCTCCTGCTGCCCCTGAAGAAATCATAAATGGGTTAGGGTCGGGGACGAATGTAGCAGTTCAGAGTCAGAGTAACGAAGGAAGTATCTCTGCTGGTCAGGATTCTGGTGACAGTGGAAGCGATAGTTCCTCTGACAGCAGTGACAGTGGAAGCGATAGTTCCTCTGACAGCAGTGACAGTGGAAGCGATAGTTCCTCTGACAGCAGTGACAGTGGAAGCGATAGTTCCTCTGACAGCAGTGACAGTGGAAGCGATAGTTCCTCTGACAGCACCGGTTCTGGTTCAACAACCACAGGCTCTGGTGAGACAGGTAGTCAGACAAGCGGTACTACAGGAGGTACCACTGGTAGCCAAACAGGTAGCACCGGTTCTGGTTCAACAACCACAGGCTCTGGTGAGACAGCTGCCATAGGCACTTAA
- a CDS encoding amidohydrolase family protein — MTQTIIDCHIHVNAYESLKNLSLKERIDALLDTMNSNNVEQAIIISSYVVNEQRPSTSEILAAIEKHENMHVVAGFSISNHDETIVEEYREYLKNGKIKGLKIYPGYEHYYPYDPKYQKVMDLCTEYDVPLMIHTGDTYTPKGKIRYAHPINVDDVAVDNPELKIIICHLGNPWFLDCQEIIYKNKNVYADISGLVLGDFTEFYEKYLVGKITDFLNYAGEPKYLLYGTDWPISSMKSYLQFVSKLDLNDQERELIMRKNSQRLFKI; from the coding sequence GTGACTCAAACTATCATCGACTGTCATATACATGTGAATGCCTATGAAAGTTTGAAAAATCTTTCTCTTAAAGAAAGAATCGACGCTCTTTTGGATACTATGAATTCAAACAATGTGGAACAAGCCATAATAATATCATCATACGTTGTTAATGAACAGAGGCCTTCGACGTCAGAGATACTAGCAGCGATAGAGAAGCATGAAAATATGCATGTTGTTGCTGGATTTTCGATTAGCAACCACGATGAGACTATTGTAGAAGAATATCGAGAGTATCTTAAAAATGGCAAAATTAAAGGCTTAAAGATTTACCCAGGTTATGAACACTATTATCCGTACGATCCAAAATATCAAAAAGTCATGGACCTGTGTACAGAATACGATGTTCCTTTAATGATACACACTGGTGATACTTATACTCCCAAAGGAAAAATTAGATATGCTCATCCAATAAATGTCGACGATGTGGCTGTTGATAATCCCGAGTTAAAAATAATAATATGTCATTTGGGTAATCCGTGGTTTTTGGATTGTCAGGAAATAATCTATAAAAATAAGAATGTATATGCAGATATTTCTGGTCTGGTATTAGGCGACTTTACGGAATTTTATGAAAAATACTTGGTTGGAAAGATTACAGATTTTTTAAATTATGCCGGGGAACCCAAATATCTTTTGTACGGAACAGATTGGCCAATATCAAGTATGAAATCCTATTTACAATTTGTTTCAAAGTTAGATCTTAACGATCAGGAACGAGAACTGATAATGCGCAAAAATTCACAGAGACTGTTCAAGATATAA
- a CDS encoding ion channel — MKRSANFEIFVITVTSFSILLVLLQYFYDPLGEALAALFLFDIVVSSILSVDLYLRAKESKKPLKYLIKHVYELPALIPIYAIFVLNGDTILGASFKSLRFIQIFRLIHTLSRVIIIFDEIKNRLVFIIFLSIATVTAGALSVYVVERNAPNSTITNLGDAFWWAVVTVTTVGYGDIYPVTLEGRLIAIVVMVLGIAILGILISTLGAQLIESRIRSQSKKEESSIKALIKNKIDKLEGLQNEEIVTLLNLISNLHVDLNRGINAQKSVQCSKCNNINPDNAIYCNRCGNNLTTSNP, encoded by the coding sequence GTGAAAAGGAGTGCCAATTTTGAAATTTTCGTTATTACCGTAACCTCCTTTTCCATCCTCTTAGTGTTATTACAATATTTTTACGATCCGCTTGGAGAAGCACTTGCTGCATTATTCTTGTTTGACATTGTGGTATCATCAATATTGAGTGTCGACTTGTATTTAAGAGCAAAAGAATCAAAAAAACCGCTAAAATATTTGATAAAACACGTTTACGAGTTGCCTGCTTTAATTCCAATCTATGCGATTTTTGTTTTAAATGGAGATACGATATTAGGAGCCAGCTTTAAGAGCCTTAGATTTATTCAAATATTTCGATTAATTCATACTCTCTCGAGAGTCATCATAATATTTGATGAAATAAAAAATAGACTTGTCTTTATAATCTTCTTGTCAATTGCGACAGTAACGGCTGGGGCACTAAGCGTTTATGTTGTAGAACGAAACGCACCTAATTCAACTATTACAAACCTAGGTGATGCTTTCTGGTGGGCAGTTGTAACGGTAACTACTGTAGGATATGGAGATATCTATCCTGTAACCCTAGAAGGTCGGCTGATTGCAATTGTGGTAATGGTATTAGGCATTGCAATTTTGGGCATCCTAATCTCTACGTTAGGTGCGCAACTTATTGAATCTAGAATTAGAAGTCAAAGTAAGAAGGAGGAGAGTAGCATCAAGGCGCTGATCAAGAACAAGATCGATAAGCTAGAGGGATTGCAAAATGAGGAAATTGTAACACTATTAAATCTTATTTCCAATTTACACGTGGATCTTAACCGTGGTATAAATGCCCAAAAATCTGTTCAGTGCTCTAAATGCAATAATATAAATCCAGATAATGCAATTTATTGTAATAGGTGCGGAAACAATCTAACCACCAGTAACCCATAA
- a CDS encoding GNAT family N-acetyltransferase — MRENKVIIRNLTYQDIIGIIELQEESFPSMYEEGSVWKEYHLKSHIDIFPEGQFCAVYKDKIIGSSSSLIVKLNSEYEPHTFSQATGNSLFTNHSPTGGDSLYGADVSVHPSFRRLGVASKLYKKRKELAISLNLRRIIAGGRLLNYCKYANKLTPEDYVNQILNKKLTDPVLSFQLRNGFKFIKILPNYLKDSRSLNNATFIEWINPYFKK; from the coding sequence ATGCGAGAAAATAAGGTAATAATCAGAAATTTAACTTATCAAGATATCATTGGTATAATCGAGTTACAAGAAGAATCCTTTCCATCAATGTATGAGGAAGGAAGTGTTTGGAAAGAATATCATCTAAAAAGCCATATAGATATTTTTCCTGAGGGGCAGTTCTGCGCAGTTTATAAAGACAAGATAATAGGTTCTTCTAGCAGCCTTATTGTAAAACTAAATTCAGAATATGAACCTCACACATTTAGTCAAGCCACAGGGAATAGTCTATTCACAAATCACTCTCCAACTGGAGGCGATTCACTCTATGGCGCAGATGTATCGGTACATCCTTCTTTTCGGAGGTTAGGTGTTGCATCAAAACTATACAAGAAAAGAAAAGAACTTGCGATTAGTTTAAACCTAAGGAGAATAATAGCAGGAGGTAGACTTCTTAACTATTGCAAATACGCTAATAAACTAACTCCTGAAGATTATGTGAATCAAATCTTAAACAAGAAACTTACAGACCCAGTTTTATCGTTTCAACTAAGAAATGGATTTAAATTCATAAAGATTCTGCCCAATTATCTAAAAGACTCACGATCATTAAACAATGCAACATTTATTGAATGGATTAATCCATACTTCAAAAAGTGA
- a CDS encoding dUTPase has product MTKEPMDGKNIDKLEFLFNAQKSLINQDYSKSEKGNDISQSPENKMKRLYETSEPFSGYRIFMLSSALLHEVVELQRETGWKWWKTEKAIEGQRIQEEVIDLWHFLIQLSIEAGLDPELLISKYIEKNKENTKRQQQGY; this is encoded by the coding sequence ATGACAAAAGAGCCGATGGATGGAAAGAACATTGATAAATTAGAGTTTCTTTTTAATGCGCAAAAATCATTAATCAATCAAGATTATTCAAAATCAGAAAAGGGGAATGATATAAGCCAGTCGCCAGAAAATAAGATGAAAAGGCTATACGAAACTAGTGAACCCTTTAGTGGATACAGGATTTTTATGCTCAGTTCAGCATTGCTTCACGAAGTCGTAGAGTTGCAAAGAGAAACAGGATGGAAGTGGTGGAAAACTGAAAAGGCAATCGAAGGTCAAAGAATTCAAGAAGAGGTAATTGATTTATGGCATTTTTTAATACAACTTTCCATAGAAGCCGGATTAGACCCCGAACTTCTTATCTCAAAATATATAGAGAAAAACAAAGAAAATACCAAAAGACAGCAACAAGGGTATTAA